From the Alloalcanivorax dieselolei B5 genome, one window contains:
- a CDS encoding quinoprotein dehydrogenase-associated SoxYZ-like carrier gives MAGYLKPLLAVLILLGAPWSVAEEAREDPLGSFMWERYRERFLGDTPVRFDSRVGIQAPAFAEDSGQVPIDVDASDFNGRFQRMLLWVELNPIPLVFDYRPLSDGLGRLSINVRLEQSSAVRVAVLSDGVWHVGSTRIEGEGGGCTTPGIAKTEDNWSKDFGRIKARRFGHESGSRVRVKLSHPMDSGLIPSTRPFYVEQVAFVHGDEPVASMTWQASVSENPELALTLKGDAGTAYRFQARDNNGNEFDHVIP, from the coding sequence ATGGCCGGTTACCTGAAACCGCTACTGGCGGTGCTGATACTGCTTGGCGCACCCTGGAGCGTGGCCGAGGAAGCACGGGAAGACCCGCTGGGGTCGTTCATGTGGGAACGCTATCGTGAGCGTTTTCTTGGCGATACACCGGTGCGTTTTGATTCGCGGGTCGGTATCCAGGCGCCGGCGTTCGCCGAGGATTCCGGGCAGGTTCCCATCGATGTGGACGCCTCGGACTTCAATGGCCGCTTTCAGCGCATGCTGTTGTGGGTGGAGCTGAACCCGATCCCGCTGGTGTTCGACTATCGGCCCTTGAGTGACGGCCTGGGCCGTCTTTCCATCAATGTGCGTCTGGAGCAGTCCTCGGCGGTGCGGGTGGCGGTGCTCAGTGATGGCGTCTGGCACGTCGGCAGTACCCGTATCGAAGGCGAGGGCGGCGGCTGCACTACACCGGGTATCGCCAAGACCGAGGACAACTGGTCAAAGGACTTCGGCAGGATCAAGGCCCGGCGTTTCGGGCATGAGTCGGGCAGCCGGGTACGGGTAAAGCTCTCTCACCCCATGGACAGTGGTCTGATTCCGAGCACACGGCCGTTTTATGTGGAGCAGGTGGCGTTTGTTCACGGCGACGAGCCGGTGGCAAGCATGACATGGCAGGCTTCGGTCAGTGAGAACCCGGAACTGGCGCTGACCCTCAAGGGCGATGCCGGCACCGCCTATCGGTTCCAGGCCCGGGACAACAACGGTAATGAGTTTGATCATGTCATCCCCTGA
- a CDS encoding zinc-dependent alcohol dehydrogenase family protein — protein sequence MRAMILRKNGEPLALIDCPAARPGPGQLRLQVEACGVCRTDLHVVDGELNGAKLPLIPGHEIVGRVVELGPGASRFSMGQRVGIPWLGHSCGRCRYCEAGQENLCDTPGFTGYTLDGGYAEHCVASQDYAFALPEEPDPVSLAPLLCAGLIGYRSYRMAGEAPRLGLYGFGAAAHILTQLACWQGREIYAFTRPGDAAAQAFARETGAIWAGGSDQAPPVELDAAILFAPVGALLPVALRAVRKGGVVVCGGIHMSDIPGFPYADLWGERGVRSVANLTREDGEQFLRLASQAGIEVATRSYRLDEANEALDDLRTGRLTGAAVLVP from the coding sequence ATGCGAGCCATGATCTTGCGAAAGAATGGCGAACCACTCGCATTGATCGATTGCCCGGCGGCTCGTCCCGGCCCGGGCCAGTTGCGCCTTCAGGTCGAGGCCTGCGGTGTCTGCCGCACCGATCTGCATGTGGTGGACGGCGAGTTGAACGGCGCCAAACTCCCTCTGATCCCGGGCCACGAAATCGTCGGGCGGGTGGTGGAGCTGGGGCCGGGTGCCAGCCGCTTTTCCATGGGCCAGCGCGTTGGTATCCCCTGGCTCGGACACAGCTGTGGACGATGCCGCTATTGTGAAGCGGGCCAGGAGAATCTTTGTGACACGCCCGGGTTCACCGGTTACACCCTTGATGGAGGCTATGCCGAACATTGCGTGGCTTCACAGGATTATGCCTTTGCCCTGCCGGAAGAACCCGATCCTGTCAGTCTGGCGCCGTTGTTGTGCGCCGGTCTGATCGGCTACCGCTCCTATCGAATGGCCGGAGAGGCGCCGCGATTGGGGCTCTACGGCTTCGGCGCGGCGGCGCACATCCTGACCCAGCTTGCCTGCTGGCAGGGGCGTGAGATCTACGCGTTTACCCGCCCTGGAGACGCCGCCGCGCAGGCGTTCGCGCGGGAAACGGGGGCAATCTGGGCCGGCGGATCAGACCAGGCGCCGCCGGTGGAACTGGACGCGGCCATTCTTTTCGCTCCGGTGGGCGCTTTGCTGCCCGTGGCTCTGCGCGCGGTGCGCAAAGGCGGCGTGGTGGTCTGTGGCGGTATTCATATGAGCGATATCCCGGGTTTTCCCTACGCCGACTTGTGGGGTGAACGGGGGGTCCGCTCCGTCGCCAATCTGACTCGGGAAGACGGCGAGCAGTTTCTGCGTCTCGCCTCGCAGGCGGGTATCGAGGTCGCGACGCGGAGCTATCGGTTGGATGAGGCAAACGAAGCGCTGGACGATCTTCGCACCGGTCGTCTCACCGGCGCGGCGGTGTTGGTGCCTTGA
- the exaC gene encoding acetaldehyde dehydrogenase ExaC: MIYDNPGSQGALVSFKERYHNYIGGEWVAPVKGRYFDNISPVNGKVFCQVPRSSAEDIDLALDAAHRAAPGWARTSVAERANLLLKIADRIEGSLESLAVAETWDNGKAVRETLNADIPLTVDHFRYFAGCIRAQEGTLADIDANTVAYHFHEPLGVVGQIIPWNFPILMAAWKLAPALAAGNCVVLKPAEQTPVSILKVMELIGDLLPAGVLNVVNGFGDEAGQALATSKRIAKIAFTGSTPVGSHILKCAAENIIPSTVELGGKSPNIYFADILNAEPEFIDKAVEGLVLAFFNQGEVCTCPSRALIQESMYDDFMERVVARIATIKRGNPLDTETQVGAQASQEQFDKIMSYMEVARSEGAEFLAGGDRESLAGEHGEGFYIQPTLLKGHNKMRVFQEEIFGPVVAVTTFKDEAEALEIANDTEFGLGAGVWSRDINVAFRMGRGIQAGRVWTNCYHAYPAHAAFGGYKKSGIGRETHKMILDHYQQTKNLLVSYDVNPLGFF, translated from the coding sequence ATGATTTACGACAATCCCGGTAGTCAGGGCGCCCTGGTCTCCTTCAAGGAGCGCTACCACAACTACATTGGCGGTGAATGGGTGGCGCCTGTTAAGGGCCGGTACTTCGACAACATCAGTCCGGTCAATGGCAAGGTGTTTTGTCAGGTGCCCCGTTCCTCCGCCGAAGACATCGATCTGGCATTGGACGCCGCTCACCGCGCCGCTCCGGGCTGGGCGCGAACCTCGGTGGCCGAGCGTGCCAATCTGTTGCTGAAAATCGCCGACCGCATCGAGGGCAGCCTGGAGTCCCTGGCGGTGGCGGAAACCTGGGATAACGGCAAGGCGGTGCGCGAAACCCTCAACGCCGATATCCCTCTGACGGTGGACCACTTCCGCTATTTCGCTGGCTGTATCCGCGCCCAGGAAGGTACGCTCGCGGATATTGACGCCAACACCGTGGCCTATCATTTTCACGAGCCGTTGGGTGTGGTCGGGCAGATCATCCCCTGGAATTTCCCGATCCTGATGGCCGCCTGGAAACTGGCGCCGGCGCTGGCGGCGGGCAACTGCGTGGTGCTGAAGCCGGCGGAACAAACTCCGGTGTCGATCCTCAAGGTGATGGAACTGATCGGTGATCTGCTGCCGGCGGGTGTGTTGAACGTGGTCAACGGTTTTGGCGACGAAGCCGGGCAGGCCCTGGCCACCAGCAAGCGCATCGCCAAGATCGCCTTCACCGGCTCCACGCCGGTGGGCTCACACATCCTCAAGTGCGCGGCGGAGAACATCATTCCCTCCACCGTGGAACTGGGTGGCAAATCGCCCAATATTTACTTCGCCGACATCCTCAATGCCGAGCCGGAGTTCATCGACAAGGCGGTGGAAGGCCTGGTGCTGGCGTTCTTCAACCAGGGCGAGGTCTGCACCTGCCCGTCCCGGGCGCTGATCCAGGAAAGCATGTACGACGACTTCATGGAACGGGTGGTGGCACGCATCGCCACGATCAAGCGTGGCAATCCGCTGGACACCGAAACCCAGGTCGGCGCTCAGGCCTCCCAGGAGCAGTTCGACAAGATCATGTCCTACATGGAAGTGGCCCGTAGCGAAGGTGCCGAGTTCCTGGCCGGTGGTGATCGCGAATCCCTGGCCGGTGAACACGGCGAAGGCTTCTATATCCAGCCGACCCTGCTCAAAGGCCATAACAAGATGCGGGTGTTCCAGGAGGAAATCTTCGGTCCGGTGGTGGCGGTGACCACCTTCAAGGACGAGGCGGAAGCGCTGGAGATCGCCAATGATACCGAGTTCGGTCTTGGTGCCGGGGTCTGGAGCCGCGACATCAATGTGGCCTTCCGCATGGGCCGCGGTATTCAGGCCGGCCGGGTCTGGACCAACTGCTATCATGCCTATCCGGCCCACGCCGCCTTTGGCGGTTACAAGAAATCCGGTATCGGCCGGGAAACCCACAAGATGATCCTGGATCATTACCAACAGACCAAGAACCTTCTGGTCAGCTACGACGTGAACCCGCTGGGCTTCTTCTGA
- a CDS encoding porin — protein sequence MHNNKRLPLTCALLASLASAGTQAEIKLHDDNQTTFSTDGYINAFYVHNEVDRPGDQFDRRQSRVKMGFLPNWIGFNFSRQAGDLKLGARSSFWVTINDSETNGTETGIDVRQFYGTIDSGWGQVLIGKDFGLFARSNILRDELLSGFGQASDTLGLMDGSGVSFGNIGTGYPYPFPSAQITYRSPQQHALKVAVGVLDPYDSNEVGGTGKAYQSAPRFETEVSYQTDLGATELYAWVNGAYQTSENTDGSVEDITSRGIGYGVQAKLGDTSLTASGFDAEGMHPLFSNNLGQANLKEIDSSGYLLQVGQQIDKFRLALSYGRSEDDGNLLGGEADYENKAVLLSYAVNDNLKLLGNFSRFEIDDKQAGEIESTDTLAVGAALSW from the coding sequence ATGCACAACAACAAAAGACTGCCCCTTACCTGCGCTCTGCTGGCATCGCTTGCCAGTGCCGGCACCCAGGCGGAAATCAAACTCCACGACGATAATCAGACCACCTTCTCCACCGACGGCTACATCAACGCCTTCTACGTACACAACGAGGTGGACCGCCCCGGCGACCAGTTCGACCGGCGCCAGTCCCGGGTGAAGATGGGATTTCTGCCGAACTGGATCGGCTTCAATTTTTCCCGTCAGGCCGGCGACCTGAAACTCGGGGCTCGCTCCTCGTTCTGGGTCACCATCAACGACAGTGAAACCAACGGCACCGAAACCGGCATCGACGTGCGCCAGTTTTACGGCACCATCGACAGCGGCTGGGGTCAGGTGTTGATCGGTAAGGACTTTGGTTTGTTCGCGCGCTCCAATATTCTGCGCGACGAACTGTTGTCGGGTTTCGGCCAGGCCAGCGATACCCTCGGCCTGATGGACGGCAGCGGCGTGTCCTTTGGCAACATCGGCACCGGCTATCCCTACCCTTTCCCCAGCGCGCAGATCACTTACCGCAGCCCACAGCAACATGCCCTGAAAGTCGCCGTGGGTGTTCTCGATCCCTATGACAGCAACGAAGTGGGAGGCACCGGCAAGGCCTACCAATCGGCACCGCGTTTCGAAACCGAAGTAAGCTACCAGACCGACCTCGGCGCCACCGAACTGTACGCCTGGGTTAATGGCGCCTATCAGACCTCGGAAAACACCGACGGCAGTGTTGAGGATATTACTTCGCGGGGGATTGGTTATGGGGTTCAGGCCAAACTTGGCGACACCTCCCTCACCGCTTCGGGCTTCGATGCCGAAGGCATGCACCCGCTGTTCTCGAACAACCTGGGCCAGGCCAACCTGAAGGAAATCGACAGCTCCGGTTATCTTCTGCAAGTCGGCCAGCAGATCGACAAATTCCGTTTGGCTCTGTCCTATGGTCGTAGCGAGGACGACGGCAATCTGCTTGGCGGCGAAGCCGACTACGAAAACAAAGCCGTGCTGCTCAGTTACGCGGTCAATGACAATCTGAAACTGCTGGGTAATTTCAGCCGCTTCGAAATCGATGACAAGCAGGCTGGCGAGATTGAATCCACCGACACCCTGGCAGTGGGGGCCGCACTCTCCTGGTAG
- a CDS encoding quinoprotein relay system zinc metallohydrolase 1 yields MSSPDGATRSWLVKAVLSVGLALFAGPAPAFDYHLKPVAVAERTWMVQGRREELSEDNGGDIANAAFIATGDGVIVIDTGSTLSYGRALRAAIATVTDQPVRWVINTHHHPDHVFGNQAFEGAEISALPATIAALKRDADSFRTTLYQRLGDAVRGTETALPTRVLEAGESRFGDYPLRLFAFSGHSGADLVVLDPATGVLFTGDLVFHHRAPTTPHSPGIGIWREQLRQVRALRFDVLVPGHGPAAKDESPVVETLDYLDWLDRRLTNGAARGATRNEVIQAPLPERFAGMALVRYELTRSVSHFYADYEEALLWADPDTTKPDTTK; encoded by the coding sequence ATGTCATCCCCTGACGGTGCAACGCGTTCGTGGTTGGTGAAGGCCGTGCTGTCCGTCGGCCTGGCGCTGTTCGCCGGCCCGGCGCCGGCCTTCGACTATCACCTCAAGCCAGTGGCCGTGGCGGAGCGCACCTGGATGGTGCAAGGACGGCGCGAGGAGCTCTCCGAGGACAACGGCGGTGATATCGCCAATGCCGCGTTCATCGCCACCGGTGACGGCGTCATCGTTATCGATACCGGCAGCACACTGAGTTACGGCCGGGCGTTGCGGGCGGCCATCGCCACGGTCACCGACCAGCCGGTGCGCTGGGTCATCAACACCCATCATCACCCGGATCATGTGTTCGGCAATCAGGCCTTCGAGGGTGCGGAGATTTCCGCGTTGCCGGCCACCATAGCCGCGCTGAAACGGGACGCCGACAGCTTCCGCACCACACTCTATCAACGGCTGGGTGACGCCGTGCGAGGTACGGAAACCGCCTTGCCGACCCGCGTCCTGGAGGCAGGGGAATCCCGTTTCGGTGACTACCCATTGCGACTGTTTGCCTTCAGCGGTCATTCCGGCGCCGACCTGGTGGTGCTTGATCCGGCCACCGGGGTGTTGTTCACCGGCGATCTGGTGTTTCACCACCGGGCGCCGACCACTCCTCATTCCCCCGGGATCGGAATCTGGCGGGAACAACTCCGGCAAGTGCGCGCGCTGCGGTTTGACGTCCTGGTGCCAGGCCATGGCCCGGCGGCCAAGGATGAGTCCCCGGTGGTCGAGACACTCGACTACCTGGATTGGCTGGATCGACGCCTCACCAATGGGGCGGCCCGCGGCGCCACCCGCAACGAGGTGATTCAGGCACCGTTACCGGAACGCTTCGCCGGCATGGCGCTGGTGCGTTACGAACTGACCCGCAGTGTCAGCCATTTCTACGCCGACTATGAGGAAGCGCTGCTGTGGGCGGATCCGGATACGACCAAACCGGATACGACCAAATAA
- a CDS encoding efflux transporter outer membrane subunit: MTLKPASMALALALALSGCTLAPSYEQPPSPVPDQFREGADATQVTLPGWRDFFTEQELQQLIQTALANNRDLRLAMLDVEELRAQYRIQRADLFPNIGLNGTGTRQRVPGDLNNTGESQVQSQYGANVGISAYELDLFGRVRSLKDAALQNYLASEEAQRSAHITLVSEVANAYLSLVADRENLRISEETMEAYRASLDLTQRRFDLGVGSELELRQAQTALETARANRARFARLVAQDRNALATLVGAPLPPLPSDNLEESGLVDLSEVPSGLSSNVLLARPDIIRAEHLLRAANANIGAARAAFFPSISLTGTFGTSSAELDGLFESGSRSWSFSPSISLPIFTGGRNRASLDVAAVRRDQSVATYEQTIQTAFQEVSDALVSRETLLEQEIAQQALVDATRRSLELSQQRYELGADDYLAVLDAQRSLLTARQELVSITLSKLANQITLYRALGGGWLEDQATVINTAPEQEDSDTSSTQG, from the coding sequence ATGACATTGAAACCCGCTTCCATGGCGTTGGCCCTCGCTCTGGCCTTAAGTGGCTGTACGCTGGCGCCCAGCTATGAACAACCCCCGTCGCCTGTGCCGGATCAGTTCCGTGAAGGCGCCGACGCCACGCAGGTCACCCTGCCCGGCTGGCGGGATTTCTTCACCGAACAGGAACTGCAACAGCTGATCCAGACCGCCCTGGCCAACAACCGGGATCTGCGTCTGGCCATGCTGGATGTGGAAGAGTTGCGCGCCCAGTATCGGATTCAGCGTGCCGACCTGTTTCCCAATATCGGCCTCAACGGCACCGGCACCCGGCAACGGGTGCCCGGTGACCTGAACAACACCGGCGAGAGCCAGGTGCAGAGTCAGTATGGCGCCAACGTGGGCATCTCCGCCTACGAGCTGGATCTGTTCGGCCGGGTACGCAGCCTCAAGGATGCCGCCCTGCAGAATTATCTGGCCAGCGAGGAAGCCCAGCGCAGCGCCCACATTACTCTGGTGTCGGAAGTGGCCAACGCTTACCTGTCGCTGGTTGCCGACCGCGAAAACCTGCGCATCAGCGAGGAAACCATGGAGGCCTACCGGGCTTCCCTGGATCTGACCCAGCGCCGCTTCGACCTGGGTGTCGGCTCCGAGCTGGAACTGCGTCAGGCGCAGACCGCGCTGGAAACCGCCCGCGCCAATCGTGCCCGCTTCGCCCGTCTGGTGGCCCAGGACCGTAACGCCCTGGCCACCCTGGTCGGCGCGCCGCTGCCGCCTCTGCCCAGCGATAACCTGGAGGAATCCGGGTTGGTGGACCTGTCGGAGGTGCCTTCCGGGTTGTCTTCCAATGTGCTGCTGGCACGTCCGGACATCATCCGTGCGGAACACTTGCTGCGGGCCGCCAACGCCAACATCGGCGCGGCCCGGGCCGCGTTCTTCCCGAGCATTTCCCTGACCGGGACCTTTGGTACCAGCAGTGCCGAACTGGACGGGTTGTTCGAGAGCGGCTCACGCAGTTGGTCGTTCTCGCCGAGCATTTCCCTGCCGATCTTCACCGGCGGGCGCAACCGCGCCAGCCTGGACGTGGCGGCAGTGCGCCGGGATCAGAGCGTCGCCACCTACGAGCAAACCATCCAGACCGCCTTCCAGGAAGTCTCGGATGCGCTGGTGTCCCGGGAAACCCTGCTGGAACAGGAAATCGCCCAGCAGGCTCTGGTGGATGCCACCCGCCGCTCACTGGAACTGTCCCAGCAGCGCTACGAGCTGGGTGCGGACGACTATCTCGCGGTGCTGGACGCGCAACGCAGTCTGCTTACCGCCCGTCAGGAACTGGTGTCCATCACGCTCAGCAAGCTCGCCAATCAGATCACCCTGTATCGGGCCCTGGGCGGCGGCTGGCTGGAAGATCAGGCCACCGTGATCAATACCGCCCCTGAGCAGGAAGACAGCGACACCTCCAGCACGCAAGGTTGA
- a CDS encoding efflux RND transporter permease subunit — translation MANFFIDRPIFAWVIAIVLMMAGALAINTLPVEQYPTVAPPEVTIEASYPGASAKAVEDSVTQVIEQQMNGIDNLLYMSSTSDSSGNAQISLTFAAGTDPDIAQVQVQNKLQLATPRLPQVVQQQGVQVSKSSDTFLMVVAFNSKSGELDNAALADYVAANIQDPISRVQGVGTTQLFGTQYAMRVWLDSQKMTEFGLTAADVTQAITVQNNQITGGQIGGNPAVEGQQLSASIIVQTLLQTPEEFGQILLRVNDDGSQLRLKDVANIEFGKESYDITGRYNGTSATGLGINLATGANALDTAERVKSTLNDLSQFFPEDMQMDFPYDTTPFVEISIMEVVKTLFEGILLVFLVMYLFLQNFRATLIPTIAVPVVLLGTFAVLFAFGFSINTLTMFGMVLAIGLLVDDAIVVVENVERVMAEEGLPPREATRKSMGQITGALVGIALVLSAVFIPMAFFPGSTGAIYRQFSITIVSAMVLSVLVALILTPALCASMLKQQDASHEDKKGFFGWFNRNFDRASHGYHNRVEKILGRRGRYLLIYVAVVAVLAFTFTRLPTAFLPEEDQGIMLAQVQLPVGSTQEQTIEVLKKMEYYFLEEEKDAVQSIFTVAGFSFAGRGQNSGIAFVRLRDWSDRDLSTDGIDQIIGRAMGYFGSVREAIIFALNPPSIPALGVASGFNFQLQDRGGLGHDALNQAMGQLLGQANQDPSMVQVRYNGLPDAPQYKVDVDHLKAQSMGVSIADINNTMSVAWGSTYVNDFLDRGRIKRVYVQGDAEDRMLPEDIGTWYVRNSNNQMVPFSSFATGDWQYGPQQLQRYNGVSSVNIQGNASPGFSTGDAMITLEGLAADLPEGFGYEWTGLSYQERQSGNQAPALYALSLIVVFLCLAALYESWSIPFAVMLVVPLGVIGAVLFSLGRGLENDVFFQVGLLTTIGLAAKNAILIAEFAKDLEDEGHSLWKATLEATRMRLRPILMTSMAFMLGVTPLMLSSGAGSGARNAIGTSVFGGMFTATALAIFFIPLFYVVVRKLSGVPLNGKGDRNEPSEETRG, via the coding sequence ATGGCCAATTTCTTTATTGATCGACCCATTTTCGCCTGGGTGATCGCCATCGTTCTGATGATGGCGGGCGCCCTGGCGATCAATACTTTGCCGGTGGAGCAGTACCCCACCGTGGCACCGCCGGAAGTCACCATCGAGGCCAGCTACCCCGGGGCCTCGGCGAAAGCCGTGGAAGATTCGGTGACCCAGGTTATCGAACAGCAGATGAACGGTATCGATAACCTGCTGTATATGTCCTCCACCAGTGATTCCTCCGGTAACGCGCAGATCAGCCTGACCTTCGCCGCCGGCACCGATCCGGATATCGCCCAGGTCCAGGTGCAGAACAAACTGCAGCTGGCCACCCCGCGCCTGCCCCAGGTGGTGCAGCAGCAGGGGGTGCAGGTGAGCAAGTCCTCCGACACCTTCCTGATGGTGGTGGCGTTCAACTCCAAATCCGGAGAACTGGATAACGCCGCCCTCGCCGACTACGTGGCGGCCAACATCCAGGATCCGATCAGCCGGGTGCAGGGCGTCGGTACCACCCAGTTGTTCGGTACCCAATACGCCATGCGCGTCTGGCTCGACTCCCAGAAAATGACCGAGTTCGGTCTGACCGCGGCGGATGTCACCCAGGCGATCACGGTACAGAACAACCAGATCACCGGGGGCCAGATCGGCGGCAACCCGGCGGTGGAAGGCCAGCAGTTGAGCGCTTCCATCATCGTGCAGACCTTGCTGCAAACCCCCGAGGAATTCGGGCAAATTCTGCTGCGCGTCAACGATGACGGCTCCCAGCTGCGCCTCAAGGACGTCGCCAACATCGAGTTCGGCAAGGAAAGCTACGATATCACCGGGCGTTACAACGGCACCTCCGCCACCGGCCTGGGGATCAATCTGGCCACCGGCGCCAACGCCCTGGATACCGCCGAACGGGTCAAGTCCACGCTCAACGATCTGAGCCAGTTCTTCCCCGAAGACATGCAAATGGATTTTCCCTACGACACCACGCCGTTCGTGGAAATCTCCATCATGGAAGTGGTGAAGACCCTGTTTGAAGGGATTCTGCTGGTGTTCCTGGTGATGTACCTGTTCCTGCAGAATTTCCGCGCCACTCTGATCCCCACCATCGCCGTGCCGGTGGTGCTGCTGGGGACCTTCGCGGTGCTGTTCGCCTTCGGCTTCTCGATCAACACCCTGACCATGTTCGGCATGGTACTGGCCATCGGGCTTTTGGTGGACGACGCCATCGTGGTGGTGGAAAACGTGGAACGGGTAATGGCGGAAGAGGGTTTGCCCCCCCGTGAAGCCACGCGCAAATCCATGGGCCAGATCACCGGCGCGCTGGTCGGTATCGCCCTGGTGCTGTCCGCGGTGTTCATACCCATGGCGTTCTTCCCCGGCTCCACCGGCGCCATCTATCGTCAGTTCTCCATCACCATCGTTTCGGCCATGGTGTTGTCGGTACTGGTGGCCCTGATCCTGACGCCAGCATTGTGCGCCAGCATGCTCAAGCAGCAGGACGCCTCCCATGAGGACAAGAAAGGCTTCTTCGGCTGGTTCAACCGCAACTTCGATCGTGCCAGCCATGGCTATCACAACAGGGTGGAAAAAATCCTCGGCCGCCGTGGCCGCTACCTGCTGATCTATGTAGCCGTGGTAGCGGTGCTGGCGTTCACCTTCACCCGCCTGCCCACCGCCTTCCTGCCGGAAGAGGACCAGGGCATCATGCTGGCGCAGGTACAGCTGCCGGTGGGTTCCACCCAGGAGCAGACCATCGAAGTACTGAAGAAAATGGAGTACTACTTCCTGGAGGAAGAAAAGGACGCGGTGCAATCCATCTTCACCGTGGCCGGCTTCAGCTTCGCCGGTCGTGGCCAGAACTCAGGGATCGCTTTCGTCCGTCTGCGGGACTGGTCGGATCGTGATCTCAGTACCGACGGCATCGACCAGATCATCGGCCGCGCCATGGGTTACTTCGGCAGTGTTCGCGAGGCGATCATTTTTGCCTTGAACCCGCCGTCGATCCCCGCTCTCGGGGTGGCCAGCGGTTTCAACTTCCAGCTCCAGGACCGTGGTGGCCTGGGCCATGACGCGCTCAACCAGGCCATGGGCCAGCTGCTTGGTCAGGCCAACCAGGATCCGTCGATGGTGCAAGTGCGTTACAACGGGCTGCCCGACGCGCCGCAGTACAAAGTCGACGTGGATCACTTGAAGGCACAGTCCATGGGCGTCTCCATCGCCGACATCAACAACACCATGTCGGTGGCCTGGGGTTCCACCTATGTCAACGACTTCCTCGATCGCGGCCGGATCAAACGGGTCTACGTCCAGGGCGACGCGGAAGACCGCATGCTGCCGGAGGACATCGGCACCTGGTACGTGCGCAACAGCAATAACCAGATGGTGCCCTTCTCCAGCTTCGCCACCGGCGACTGGCAGTACGGTCCGCAACAACTGCAGCGTTATAATGGCGTCTCCTCGGTGAACATCCAGGGCAACGCCAGCCCCGGTTTCAGTACCGGTGACGCCATGATCACTTTGGAAGGTCTGGCGGCGGATCTGCCGGAGGGCTTCGGTTACGAATGGACCGGCCTGTCCTACCAGGAACGCCAGTCCGGCAACCAGGCGCCGGCATTGTACGCCCTGTCGCTGATCGTGGTGTTCCTGTGCCTGGCCGCCCTGTATGAGAGCTGGTCGATTCCGTTCGCGGTGATGCTGGTAGTGCCGCTGGGCGTGATCGGCGCGGTCCTGTTCTCGCTGGGCCGGGGGCTGGAAAATGACGTCTTCTTCCAGGTCGGGCTGCTCACCACCATCGGGCTGGCGGCGAAGAACGCGATTCTGATCGCCGAGTTCGCCAAGGACCTAGAGGATGAGGGGCACTCGCTGTGGAAAGCCACGCTGGAAGCCACGCGAATGCGGCTGCGTCCGATCCTGATGACCTCCATGGCGTTCATGCTCGGGGTGACACCGCTGATGCTAAGCAGCGGTGCCGGCTCCGGCGCCCGTAACGCCATCGGTACCAGCGTGTTTGGCGGCATGTTCACCGCCACCGCCCTGGCCATTTTCTTCATTCCTTTGTTCTACGTGGTGGTTCGTAAACTGTCCGGCGTGCCGTTGAACGGCAAAGGTGACCGTAACGAGCCGTCCGAGGAGACCCGCGGATGA